One genomic segment of Aquipluma nitroreducens includes these proteins:
- a CDS encoding cupin domain-containing protein — protein sequence MAILKFSESTPEIVREGLERRIISTPNLMTVIVDFTDGPWAEAEPFHSHLHEQTSYVASGEIIFYCEGEPERHLHAGDMFSASSGQKHTVKILSPTARLIDSFNPIRQEFIR from the coding sequence ATGGCCATTCTAAAATTCTCAGAAAGTACTCCGGAAATCGTTCGCGAAGGTCTGGAGCGACGCATCATATCTACTCCCAATTTAATGACTGTTATCGTTGATTTTACGGATGGTCCGTGGGCAGAAGCAGAGCCTTTTCATTCGCATTTGCACGAGCAAACCAGTTATGTGGCTTCCGGTGAAATCATATTCTACTGCGAAGGTGAACCCGAACGGCATCTTCATGCAGGCGATATGTTCTCAGCCTCCTCCGGACAAAAACATACCGTTAAAATTTTATCGCCAACAGCCCGGTTAATTGATAGTTTTAATCCGATCCGTCAGGAATTTATTCGCTAA
- a CDS encoding DUF6807 family protein, translating into MLKLITIALLIFFSFTGNAQINMVVKPGGFLFMEGKDSIFFYQKSPKDKNGEYSRCNYIHPIYGADGLRLTEDFPTDHLHHRGVFWAWHQILIDNRQISDGWDLKNFQQKVTNFEFRLQKGVGLMNATVEWKSPLWDNGENAYLKEDTRIIIHPKTGNYRRIDFEIRLKALTDRLSIGGSDDGKGYGGFSVRLKLPSDVAFSGANGPIEPINTAIEAGNSMNISGSFLRDGKQGGVAIWSDPSNPEPSTSWIVRKTASMQNAAFPGRKPVAIPFDQPLILKYSMLVYQDSMSPKQIKKAVK; encoded by the coding sequence ATGCTAAAATTGATAACGATTGCCTTGTTGATATTCTTTTCGTTTACCGGAAATGCTCAAATCAATATGGTTGTGAAGCCTGGTGGGTTTCTTTTTATGGAAGGCAAAGACAGCATCTTTTTCTATCAGAAAAGTCCAAAAGATAAAAATGGAGAATATAGCCGCTGTAATTACATTCATCCGATCTACGGTGCTGATGGCTTAAGACTTACCGAAGATTTCCCAACCGATCACCTGCATCACCGTGGCGTCTTCTGGGCTTGGCATCAGATATTAATCGATAACAGGCAAATTTCTGATGGTTGGGATTTGAAGAATTTTCAGCAAAAAGTGACCAATTTTGAATTTAGGCTTCAAAAAGGAGTTGGCTTAATGAATGCTACGGTAGAATGGAAATCGCCTTTGTGGGACAATGGTGAGAACGCTTACCTGAAGGAAGATACCCGGATCATCATTCATCCCAAGACCGGAAATTACCGCCGAATTGATTTTGAAATTCGCCTGAAAGCACTGACCGATCGGTTGAGTATTGGCGGCTCCGACGATGGAAAGGGTTACGGTGGATTTTCAGTCCGCTTGAAATTACCTTCCGATGTAGCCTTCTCGGGTGCAAATGGGCCGATTGAACCCATAAATACAGCCATAGAAGCAGGCAATTCGATGAATATTAGTGGATCATTTCTGCGGGATGGGAAACAAGGCGGAGTTGCTATTTGGAGTGATCCATCAAATCCAGAGCCATCAACCAGCTGGATTGTTAGGAAAACCGCCAGTATGCAAAATGCAGCGTTCCCGGGGCGAAAGCCCGTTGCCATTCCGTTCGATCAGCCATTAATTCTGAAATATTCAATGCTGGTTTATCAGGATAGTATGAGTCCAAAACAAATCAAAAAAGCAGTAAAATAG